A window of the Salmo trutta chromosome 25, fSalTru1.1, whole genome shotgun sequence genome harbors these coding sequences:
- the LOC115162240 gene encoding homeobox protein SIX4-like, which yields MSSSSGEVTISNNIKKENVKTDKRDCIKLLALDTAELSMERATSNTDAVHSELLVSAASSLAFSPEQVSCVCEALQQGGNVDRLARFLWSLPQSDLLRGNESILKAQALVAFHQARYQELYSVLENHNFSPFNHSSLQDLWYKARYTEAEKTRGRPLGAVDKYRLRRKYPLPRTIWDGEETVYCFKERSRNALKDLYKQNRYPSPAEKRNLAKITGLSLTQVSNWFKNRRQRDRNPSEAQSKSESDGNHSTEDESSKGQEELSPRPLSNSSDGTMTHGVLPLQTGSLDSGVIIQQIGDIKIPPESTSEVLFNGNLVTSNPSTVFHNGGSSYLQAPSNILFNGLNLGIQPLAFNPLRPSGGVLTGGSGVDMQMQAGQEKGLGGSSVDYASYSGCVNGAEVKLEGVYSMAAQNCGSSVLTFSSSSGALQLGGYSLVHVPSGVSNGDGTSLLNTNLGLPPLQLPSGSSSLSQGTIQMNNVAVSSSSEDSYHHQHHQDKLAMAPMHPSTVLYSMGNAGQTSIKKEPLEGGGGGGVYSYHHGLHLDPSGQLSYSSDPLTSEEVPSRQGSSSDVTTVSSSSPEPEVYTSLTVSTPLMAQIDPNGHQLQPGEYLRGHNPQPVPSSHLLGPGMNNNYMSVSESKVDTSGGGVNEMVRVMCGEMEPGEEKELAKLQTVQMDEDMVDL from the exons ATGTCTTCTTCTTCAGGAGAAGTCACAATTTCAAATAACATCAAGAAGGAAAATGTGAAGACGGACAAGCGAGATTGCATCAAGCTTCTAGCGCTGGATACCGCGGAGTTGTCTATGGAGCGCGCAACTTCGAACACTGATGCAGTCCACAGTGAACTTCTGGTGAGCGCGGCTTCCTCGCTGGCATTCTCCCCGGAGCAAGTGTCGTGCGTCTGCGAGGCTTTGCAGCAGGGAGGCAATGTGGACCGGCTGGCCAGGTTTTTATGGTCCTTACCACAGAGTGACCTGCTACGTGGCAACGAAAGCATCCTGAAAGCCCAAGCTCTTGTCGCTTTTCATCAAGCTCGGTACCAGGAGCTCTACAGTGTTTTGGAGAACCACAACTTCAGTCCATTCAATCACTCCTCGCTGCAAGACCTCTGGTATAAGGCACGGTACACCGAGGCAGAGAAAACGCGGGGGAGACCCCTGGGCGCCGTGGATAAATATCGCCTGCGGAGAAAGTACCCACTACCCCGGACTATCTGGGACGGGGAAGAGACAGTATACTGCTTCAAAGAGAGGTCCCGCAACGCGCTGAAGGATCTCTACAAGCAGAATAGATATCCCTCTCCAGCCGAGAAAAGAAACCTCGCTAAAATCACGGGACTCTCCTTGACGCAGGTCAGCAACTGGTTCAAAAacaggagacagagggacagaaaccCGTCCGAAGCACAATCAAAAAG TGAATCTGATGGCAACCACAGCACAGAGGATGAGTCTAGTAAAGGGCAGGAGGAGCTCTCTCCACGCCCCCTCTCCAATTCATCTGACGGGACGATGACCCATGGGGTCCTCCCCCTGCAGACAGGGTCTCTGGACAGTGGTGTAATCATCCAACAGATTGGAGACATCAAGATACCCCCTGAATCCACCAGCGAGGTGCTCTTCAACGGAAACCTAGTGACCAGTAACCCCTCCACTGTCTTCCATAACGGTGGCTCGTCTTACCTCCAGGCCCCCAGCAACATCCTGTTCAACGGGCTCAACCTGGGCATCCAGCCCTTGGCCTTCAACCCCCTGCGGCCTTCTGGGGGGGTCCTAACGGGGGGCTCTGGTGTGGACATGCAGATGCAGGCAGGCCAGGAGAAGGGGCTGGGTGGCTCCAGTGTGGACTACGCCTCCTACTCCGGCTGTGTAAACGGAGCAGAGGTGAAGCTGGAGGGGGTTTACAGCATGGCAGCTCAAAATTGCGGCTCGTCCGTCCTCACGTTCAGCTCGTCCTCAGGGGCGCTCCAGCTGGGCGGTTACAGTCTGGTCCACGTGCCCAGCGGCGTATCCAACGGTGACGGGACATCACTGCTCAACACCAACTTGGGTCTTCCTCCTCTGCAGCTCCCCTCTGGCTCCTCATCACTCTCACAAG gtacaatccaAATGAACAATGTAGCAGTCAGTTCTTCTAGTGAGGACTCCTATCACCACCAGCACCATCAGGACAAGCTGGCCATGGCCCCCATGCACCCCAGCACGGTGCTCTACAGCATGGGCAACGCTGGACAGACCTCCATCAAGAAGGAGCCCCTGGAGGGAGGTGGGGGCGGAGGGGTGTACTCCTACCACCATGGCCTTCACCTGGACCCCAGTGGGCAGCTCAGCTACTCCTCAGACCCACTAACCTCAGAGGAGGTCCCCTCCAGGCAGGGCTCCTCCTCTGACGTAACCACCGTCAGCTCCTCCAGTCCAGAGCCTGAGGTCTACACCAGCCTCACCGTCAGCACCCCTCTGATGGCCCAAATAGACCCTAACGGACACCAACTCCAGCCTGGGGAGTACCTCAGGGGCCACAACCCACAACCTGTCCCCTCCTCACACCTTCTGGGCCCTGGCATGAACAACAACTACATGTCTGTGTCGGAGAGTAAGGTGGACactagtggtggtggggtgaaTGAGATGGTGCGGGTCATGTGTGGGGAAATGGAGCCTGGGGAGGAGAAGGAGCTGGCCAAATTACAGACAGTGCAGATGGACGAGGACATGGTTGACCTTTAA